Genomic segment of Salvia hispanica cultivar TCC Black 2014 chromosome 2, UniMelb_Shisp_WGS_1.0, whole genome shotgun sequence:
CGATAAGGATCATCGTCTTGGTGGATCTTTTGGCAACCCCGGAGGCGGGGATGGGAACCTGGCCCACCATAGCCCCCTCGTAGAAGAAGTCGAGGGTGGTGTTGCGGTAGTCGTAGGGGACGAAGTTGGGATTGTTCACCGCCAACTCGGCGGTTATGTCGGCCTGCAGCCACGGATTCTGCGGCGTTCCAACGCTGAGGCTCGTCAACATGGCTCCCACCATACCGAGCTTGGGCGTTTTCACTGGCAACATGACTACATCAATTATAATCCCGGCTGCTATCACGATGATCGTGGTAACAATGCAGCAGCACTGCCATCTCTCGCCGGTGGTGGGGGGATTCACTCTAGGGGTGCTGTTGTTGCACGACTCAGGGAGAACACGATCCACAAATATGCTCATTTTAGTTGAGTTGAAGCCCTGCAAAGCTTTTgctatattactatatatataggaaatcAACACTCAGAGAGATGTTGCCAAATGCGACTATTTATGTTTAGTGCTAATTAtctaatactacctccgttccatagtagtggaggcatttcttttcggcacggagattaagaaaaagttgtgttgggtgagttaaataaatgaagataaagtaagaaatgaaaaaggtagagagatgtagagagaataaagtaagagagagtaaagtatgtgagaagaaatgtattgacttttaccaaaaaaggaaatgactctactactatggaacgtaccaaaatggcaaaatgactctactactgtgaaacggagggagtagtttattTTGGTTTCAAAAGGGACTACAACATCACTACCTACTTCACTGTTCATGCATTCTTCttgttagtaaagtggtttTCCACAACATCACTACCTAGTTCACGATTCACTCTACACATTGTGAGGTGTATTGAAGCCATGCAAACCTATtggtatacatatatatatatattactcacctatttgtcacctatttcttttttcgtccgtccctaaaaatttatcacctttcacttttaccatttttggtagtagaccctacattccattaactcattcatactcatattttattataaaactaatatataaaagtaggacccacatgccaccaactttttcaatccattttctgttacattttttaaaactcgtgtcggcTCAAATGGGGAAGAATTATTAGGGACGGATGGCTAGTAAATAGGAAAGACAAGAGAGATATGTTGCCAAATGTGActatttactccctccgtgccAGAttattcgggtcactttgacagggcacgggttttaggaattataatgaaaagtgggttgaaaaagttagtggaatgtgggtcctacctttatatattagttttataataaaatgtgagtaggaatgagttagtggaatatggggtccactatcaaaaatggtaaaagtgaagtgggacaaattatgtgggacggaccgaaatagaaaactgGAACGAATtatctaggacggagggagtaataatctATTGGTATAATTATCTTAGTTTGTTATGGTTTCAAACGTGTTATAAAGGGAGCACTAACTTTTTCATGTATCTACACATTACTTGTAACAACCCGCtttcctagggtacaataaatgcggcgactgctaccaaaacggaCTCACAGAAATGAATGaaggctagggtttcaattaAAGAGTGTCGACCAAAAGATTTGAAAGAACTATCAGAGTGTTTAAAGCAATAACTTAACCTCGAAACTCGAATAAAAAGGAAGGTGTAATAAATGACGTTCAACAATGTCAAGAGTATGACATAGTTTTCCAAGATAAAACCACAAGATAGTCTAAAGCCTCTGACTCGAAAGAAGAGTGCAACCTATCCGAAATAAGCATAAGTGTATCAAactcagcggaaaacgaccaagagaaagaatagctatgtatgaagacacaactacgcttgatgTTTCAGatatccatcttaattaattatcatgccataggcacatattcacaaattaggttcaattaTGACTCTTAACTTATGCATGTCTCGTTACTTCCCTCTTTCCCATCGATTCACCTTAATCTTCATAACTTATAATTCTAAGTCACACTCatcataaattactaatttcaaGTCACGCTTAGCTTACATATATTTCTTAGCATCTCAACCCTAGATCTATCATCATATGTCATACAAAAGTATTTAGCCATCaagcacacactacacaacacacactcacacgcataacacacacacacggcacacacacCTCACACACTctcggcacacacacacacacacacacatgttccCATATCCCTTCTTATCCCTTTTTCactcaattaatatgcatgaaggttcaagaacaccgattaaatcggttggaagaaaaagaaaagaaggggtagaagaagaacaacatAACTCTTAagcaaaaatacctttttagagaaaatcaaTCGGTAGAAATAAGgtagagacttggttcttcaatatCCTCGGATTAAACTTcgatttcttctcaaaagatgaaggatttatggagtaaagtggaagaaaattgagagagtatgaagaagaagagagggggacgaaaatatGAGGGGGGCGAAAATAATGAACTAGGGTTGGGGTCTtggctcttatttatagagtccaataagatctttagaatatttggtaagattctattctccacaattaaataaataaatattatggagtatggaagaagaattaacaaaaatagaataggGCACAAAGCatgggattttcgaaaattatggcttctaattagccaagatttcgtttggtatttttccggagtagaataaaatatcacggagcaaaataaataaaataaaagaattctCCCAAATCTTGGAATTAAAAAGAGGCGTGTACTTTGCTTGATATATAAGGAATTGGATTTctttattaactaaaataatatatggCATAATCTTTTGAgctatggaaagatttggtagaatatttaaattctaagtatggaaagaaatcaaataagaagtcaaataaaataactccTTTCCTTCTACAtgtgattttcaaaaatcacaaaataatagagGCTagtatttttggaaattttctctaatattctcactcacccttaatcaaataattcatctcataaattaattaatcacatatgcCACATCATAATAGTcaacaaatttgacttttcaaacttctcaatcaaataaactcatgtaataaattcacttatcaaataattcacatcttcCACGacatcaaaaataaattctagggctctaaaattagggttcgaaaattcgggatgttacattACTAGTTAGAAGCTTCTGCCCATCTTTCATGCATTCTTCTTGTTGGTAAAGTGGTTTTTTCCTACTAATGATTAAAGTGTTGCTTCTTTACTAAATTAATCTTGCTAATTTAACCTCCCAGAGTTGTTTCaacttgaattaattaagaaactGGTGTGGAAGCATGACCacttgattttcttttctgcTTTAGAGATGGACCCACCGGCGGACACGACTCCATGCAGCATGACATCCAAACAAGCCCTTGTCACAAAAGACTCAAATTCAAAACCTTTAGCGTCCGGCATTAACCAATCTACTATTAGCTAGGCGCACTTCACACTCAGGTTATAACATTATTGAATCTTATAACTATACGTACATTCCTTcgaagcaaaaaaaaaaactatatgtGCATGTTAATGTTGGTTTCAAACGTAAGAGAGCACTAACTTTTTCATGCATCTACATACGACTACTAATTAGAAGCTTCTTCatgcatttttgttgttagtaattttcttttcctgaAACTAAGTAATCATTAAAGTGCTGCTTGTTCTTGCTAATTAAAGTTGTTTCAACTTATTTAATAAACTGGTGTGGAAGCTGACCAGTTGACTTCCTTTTCTGCTTTAGAGGTGGACCCGCCGGCCACGGCTTCATTGCAGCGTCACGGTGGACTCAAACTGAAACATTTGGCATCCCGCA
This window contains:
- the LOC125205038 gene encoding late embryogenesis abundant protein At1g64065-like codes for the protein MSIFVDRVLPESCNNSTPRVNPPTTGERWQCCCIVTTIIVIAAGIIIDVVMLPVKTPKLGMVGAMLTSLSVGTPQNPWLQADITAELAVNNPNFVPYDYRNTTLDFFYEGAMVGQVPIPASGVAKRSTKTMILIAPLFLNAAELSADLSLGVVRITSSAGMRGRVIGTKRSTNYLICVMQIVTATQSITNLLCQ